TAATAAGGTGATAGGTTATGATTGGAATAGCATCATGTTTACACGGATCAACAACTAGCACCAATTTTACTATTAATGAACAGTTGTATAAAAAgtaatgaaaaatgttgtatcGTACTTATAAGTCAAATATTGTTTGTTGgttccaaacaatataattgaaGTCGAAAATGTTGGcatggaagttttttttttcacttgtaaTTTTTGCTGCTGTTGTAAATGCAGTGGTTGACTGAAGAATACCCAGAATACCTgctaaatgaattatttattggAGCTGATTCTTATTCAGGCATATCTGGCACAATTGTTGTTAAACATATAACTGATGGTAATTAACTTTATGATTTTGCTCTTAAAAAGTAAATTTGAGTTTTAACTTGAAACAAACTTTCAAATAGAAGTgactcgtttttttttttttaaattggctAAAAATATTACAGATAATAAAGTTGGAGCCGTACCACGCCTGAATCTCAAGGTAATTGTTCGAATTGCAGGACTTGAATGACTCAATTAGCTCATAAAGTTACTTCAACACATTGATAAATTAGGCTATGGATTTCGAGAATTATGAGTTGAAAAACTCTTTGTTTGAAATGGTTTCAGGGATATATTCTTGGGTGCCCTCGGACTGATGCGGACATTAATGACAATTCAAAGATAATATATGCTCATCGAATGGGGCTTGTATCAGATGAACTCTATGAGGTAATTCAACAtgttcatttgtaatttttaatctCGTTATGTGTTCTGCTTTTTATGGGAGTTCTATTTCTATTAGGGTAAAACTTAGGTAGACTTTATTAGGAGTTGTACCTTATTTTCATTAGTTAAATTCAACTATGACTTATTGGTCAATATAACCgcatgattgaatttaattgaaaaaactaCTATAAAGTGCCTAAGAAACTGACCTCTGTAAATACAAGCTATGGTTTCGTTTAGCTTGACATCATGAAATTGAAAGTAGTGTATGCTTTTACAGGCAGCAAAAGAAAGTTGCAACGGTAGTTACACTCAAGTTACCACATCGCAATCACAATGCTACGAGGATCTTCAATTAATGAAGCATGTAAGAGACTACTAACTCTTCTTAAAACACATATTTCTTTGTATGGATATTTGGAAACCTAACACCAACAGAGAATAATTCCCTGAATTTTCAGTGCACTAAAGACATAAACAAAAACCATATTCTGGAGCCTAAGTGCACCTGGACATCTCCACATCCATATGGAGAATCTCTTAGAAGAGCCCTTGAGGAAGACTCTGATGGCCTCACCTTAAATTCTGACCCAGAATATTTTTGCCATGtaaatctttctctctctctctctaaaaacaaatttatagcttgtagtgtaaaaatgtttataatgaaattgatcCACTTTTTGCAGACCTTTGGTTATGCACTTTCTTACATTTGGGCCAATGAAAAAACTGTCCGAGAAGCCCTTCATGTCAGAGAGGTACTGGACTCCTATAACATTAGTAATGGTGGTAATATTATAACATGATGGTGCTAAGTGCTAAACACGTCTCTGTGATTGCAATCAGGGAACAATAAATGACTGGAAGAGATGCAACAAGAGCTTATCATTCACATATGACGTCACCAGTGTCCTTGATTATCATAAAAATCTCAGCAAATTGGGCTTACAAGTTCTAATATACAAGTATATTCCTTACAACTCACTGCATCAAAATTCTTCCTCTTTTCTTGGACCCGttataattaaaagttaaattttttttcacacaagttattttacacaattctacacacacacacaccaaaaagcTACTGAAATCGCAGCTCAAAGCTCAAGTCACAAATTCGGTTGCttttttatgtgtaaaattgtATAGAACAACAAGTGTGTAGTAAATGGTGCTTGTGTTTTTTCAACAACAAATTAGGCTTTGGCCCTAAACATCCATATTTGCCATGGAATTATATCTTATGTATAGAATTGGTATATAATTgaggattacattttctttaaagCAATAAGTTCATAATTTTGCTGAACGATAtggttttgcttcttttttcccGCAGTGGTGACCATGACCTAATAATCCCAAACATTGGAACGCAACAATGGATCAAGGTGCTAAATTTGACCATTGTTAATGATTGGCGACAGTGGCTAGTGGATGGTCAAGTTGCAGGGTAAGTTCTTTAACCTTTTAGATGTAGCAGGATTAGCTTTTTCAAATCATGAATATcacatattaataatttttatcatttgttcAAAGCAGATACACAATCAAGTATTCTACTAATGGATACCGCTTGACCTATGCATCTGTTAAGGtaagtttaaaaaattgataataaaatagTTTCATAATTATTGATGAGCATAATGGAAAAAGCTTGGCTGGAAACATGTTTGAAATTATCCTATTCCAACCtactatttattaattaaagaaaCCATTTATATGTAATTTTAGTTATCGGGtaataaattagaaaaagatAACTCCAAACATATTTAAAGCAAAATTTTGTGGATCAATAATTAGGGCTAAAGATATGTCATAACCATTTTCTTATCGTTTGTTTAGGGAGCTGGTCACTCACCACAAGAGTACAAGCGTAGGGAATGCTTTCAGATGTTCAACAGGTTCATCCATTATTATCCAATCTAATTAACACCCATAGCTTCGAGTTTAAGGAGTGGTTCTACTCTCATTATGTGgaaatttttcttcttgtaaTTTTGTACTATTTCATTGATGTAATCGAGTAAATGTTAAAAGCAATTAATAGTTGATTCCTAAATTAAGGTTAGCGGGATGTACAATTCATGGCATTTTGAAgctatgagttttttttttttttttttttttttttttttttttttttttttttttttttttgagaaaattaaagcTTTGAGTTTGATGTTATAAAAGATTTCAGCTTTCCCAAGGAACTGTGGAAAGGGTTATAAGGAATTAGcgagagtttttatttatttatttaattttttatatataagaatattgtaactttattaagaagaagataaattcAATATATCTTGAGCCAAAACAAACTTGATCATAAAGGGATTTTCCTCTTTCTATATTACATAATCATCAATATACTTAACATATTGTGCCAAGATGTGTGCTGGGCAATTGCCATGCCTTTTAACGTGGGAAATAATTGTATGCTTGAACTCTAGCAGCTTAAGCCATGTCCCCTCAGTGATATTTGCAATACACATTGGTGCTATACCATTGCCTTTTAAAGCGTCGATAACAGCCTATGAATCACTCTCCACCACCAAATCTCTAATGCCAACGTCCCAAGCAAAATTAACTCCTTCCTCTAACGCCTTTGCCTCAATCTCCATAGGACCTAAGGGACCACACAGCTTCTTGCTCAAAGCGGCCTCCACTTTCCTGCATGATCACGTACAACAGCTCCTATACCAACAGACTAGTGAATAGAGAAAGTCGCCCCATCCACGTTAAGCTTGAAATAAGGCCCAGTCGGAGATAACCACTACACTACATCCTTCATCAACCAATGAGATATAATCAAATTGGCTGTTTGGAATTCCTCCTAAAGATGTCGAGCATTCCGCAAAATCGTCGTTGCTAAAGATCTAGCTCTGTCCTGCCTCACCCCATTTCGACTGAACCAAAGACACAATGTCACTATAATAATCAATCCCAGCTGTTTAGCATCAATTTTCTGCCCGAATTTGAGGTGCCAAATGAAGTCCACAAACTCCATGAAGGCCATTGTTGCATGAAGACAAAGCCACCTTATAC
This portion of the Castanea sativa cultivar Marrone di Chiusa Pesio chromosome 7, ASM4071231v1 genome encodes:
- the LOC142642068 gene encoding serine carboxypeptidase-like 17, which encodes MVFSSGNYANKVCFHSLLLLLFSANVAFSGTLVTSIPGFDGDLPFKLYTGYVTVDKAEMFYYFIESEGSPKEDPVLLWYSGGPGCSVFNGLIYEIGPLAFNMTHYTGGTPKTYYYPYSWTKDANILFVDAPVGTGFSYATSAEAYAVSDTKTAAQVYTFLRKWLTEEYPEYLLNELFIGADSYSGISGTIVVKHITDDNKVGAVPRLNLKGYILGCPRTDADINDNSKIIYAHRMGLVSDELYEAAKESCNGSYTQVTTSQSQCYEDLQLMKHCTKDINKNHILEPKCTWTSPHPYGESLRRALEEDSDGLTLNSDPEYFCHTFGYALSYIWANEKTVREALHVREGTINDWKRCNKSLSFTYDVTSVLDYHKNLSKLGLQVLIYNGDHDLIIPNIGTQQWIKVLNLTIVNDWRQWLVDGQVAGYTIKYSTNGYRLTYASVKGAGHSPQEYKRRECFQMFNRFIHYYPI